The DNA segment TTCTGGTGGAAACACCGCCGTCGCCATACGCCACCGTCATCAATCAGCTGAATGCGCTTACGGATCAATATAATGTACTGCTGGTGAACCGTAAGGATACGGCTGCTCCGGAGAATGGTGCCAGAAATGAGATGTGAAAGTGAGAAGTAAGATGTAAGAAGTAAAATGTGAGAAGGGGTTGAGGTTGGGAGATCAAAAATGAATCATTAATTCATATGGAATATTAAAGATATTTTATTAACTCTCTCTAAACCTTATAAAAATCTTAACGTTTAATTGATAACATCAAACAAAAAAGGCTGCATTACCAAAAATGCAGCCTGTATTTTAGATTCTAAAACCCTATACTTTAGTTAGTTCATTTTTAAATTTTTCAATAGTCGTTCTATACATTTCCTCATAGATAGGAAGAATGTTTTTCAGATCGAATTTAATGGCCTGTTCTTTCGCATTTTTCTTCATTTCAATTAAAAGTTCTTCATTGCTCAGCAGTTTAATGGTATAGTTGCTCATGGCTTCCACGTTTCCGATTTCCGCTAAAAATCCGGTTTCACCCTGGATGTTCACTTCCGGAATTCCTCCCGCGTTGGAACTTATAACCGGTGTATAGGCAGCCATCGCTTCCAGTGCGGCAAGACCGAAACTTTCCTGTTCCGAAGGCAGTAAAAAGACATCGGATAACTGAAGAATTCGGTACAGGTCGTTTACCTTTCCAAGCAAACGGATTTTTGAGATTAGGTCAGGATTTTCCTCAAGGAACTGATTAACCTTCTCCATATCCGGCCCTTCCCCGATAATGATTAATTTCGATTTTACCTTTTTCTGTACACTTTTGAATATCTGAAGCACTTCATCCACCCTTTTTACAGGTCGTAAGTTGGAAACGTGGATCAGGATCTTTTCATCAGGATTTGCAAATTGTGTCCTTTGACAGTCACTAGGTTCATCAAATTCAGAATTATCAATAAAATTGGTAATCACCTGAATTTCTTTTTTAATATTGAAAAACTGAAGAGTGTCTTTTTTTAAGCTTTCGGATACGGAAGTGATCGCATCAGACTGATTAATGGAAAATTCTACAGCATGTTTGTAGCTCGGATGCTGCCCAACCAGTGTGATATCAGTACCGTGAAGGGTAGTAACCAGCGGAATGTCATTATCATCTTCCTTCAGCATCTGCTTTGCGGTAAATGCGGCATAAGCATAAGGAATAGCATAATGGGCATGAAGAAGATCCAGCTTATAGAGATTTACAACACGGTAGATCATTGAGCTCAGTGCAATGTCATAAGGCTGATACTGGAACAGGGGATAGGTCTGCACATTTACCCTGTGAAAGAAAATATTCGGATTGGTAATATCCAATCTCGCCGGAAGTGCATTGCTGATGAAGTGAACTTCATAACCTTTGTTGGCAAGCGACATTCCCAGTTCTGTTGCTACAATTCCGCTTCCTCCGTAGGTGGGATAGCAAAGTATGCCTATTTTCATTTATTTTGTCGGTATTTCTTAATTATTTGTTCTGCAGTTCTTTTCATAATAATCTATAAGAACTTTAACATCATTATTTTTAATCTGAATTTTTCCATCATTAAAATCACTTACAAGTTTCGGACAGATATCTGTGAAAAAATTTTTAATCAATCTCCTCATAACCTGTTTTTTATTTGGTGTCCACATACTATTATCAAAATAAATCAAATGTGGTTTTTCATTTTTGTACTGGAAAAAGAAATTGGTCAATTCAGAAGGTTTTACAATATAATGATAACTGTCTCTTACTCCTCCATCATAAGAATATGCTACATATGTTGAGATTTCTCCCGAAGTTGATATTTTTCTGATCCATCCATAATCCGATTTTGGTTTATCAGATAAAAAGTAATAAATAAGCTCTCTATATTCTGCTGTAACAGGGAGATTGTTTTTAGGATTAATATATTCAACTTTATCTAATAAGCTAACCTTAATTTTTTCTTTCTTTTTAGAACCATTTTCTATGAAGGCCAATTTGTTTTCTTCATTAGACACTATATCTGCTTTTCCTGTTCTTTTGCTTCCATCTAAAAAGTAGAGAGTGGCATCAAATTGCTGAGCTTTTACGGTGAAGGAACCTGCAACAGCTAAAAAAAGTAAAAGTTTAATAATTTTTGATATCATCTGCTTTAATAGGATTTATTTTTGTGAATCATTCAGATCAATTCCCATTCCTGCTTTCAGTTTATCATTTACTAAAACAGGTAGCCTGCCGCCTATTTTTGTTTTTCCTTTCAGTGCATTGGCTGTAGCAGTCATAGAATCATCGTTGTTTTCATAAGAAACTAAGACTGTAGAAATATTTGAAAGGTCAATATCTTTAAGGGCGTAAGCGCTTCCGAAAACATTCAGTATAACATTTTGATTTTTTGATAATTCATATAATATCTTTTTTGATGCCTCTGAAATTTTGTAAGATTTGTATGCTGTGGAATTGTCCTTATGCAACCCTATAATCACTGTAGAATTCGCAGGAATTGTACTGATCTCATTTGCTTTTTTAATTATCAATTCAGAACCCATTTCATTAACAAAAGTTTGATAAGGTGCCTCCTCCAGAGGAATATAATAGACTGTATTTCCTTTCAGGGGAAGCAATTTTTTATCATCTTTCAATAATGTTAAAGCATTTGCATATAAATTCTGAACCAATGTTTTATGAGAATCATTGTTTAAATCTGAATTGATGTTTTCAGGATTTTTCGGGCTGTACTTATCCAAGCCTAAGAAATATTTTGTCAGAAGGATTTTCTTTACACTTTCTTCAACCCTTGACTGCGAAATTTCGCCATTATCAATTGCTTTCTGAATAAGTTTTTTTCCTTCTGCAACACCCTGGGAGAAAAGCATAATATCATTTCCGGCCTTAAAAGCCATCGCATCCAGTTCGCCCGGTTTATATTTGCTGGCCACTGCACCCATATTTAATGCATCGGTAATAATGAGTCCTTTATAACCTAATTTTTCTTTCAGCAGACCGGTAATAATATTTTTTGAAACCGAAGCAGGAATTCCTTTTCCTGATTCTAAAGTAGGAACATATAAATGGGCAACCATTACGCCTCCGATGCCTTCTTTCATTAATGCTTTAAAAGGAGCAAGTTCAACGGTATTAAGCCTGTCAAGGTTGTGGGAGATTACCGGAAGATCCAGGTGAGAATCTGTGCTGGTATCACCATGTCCCGGGAAATGTTTTATGGCCGCCAGAATAGTATTGTCCTGAAGACCGCTGGCATAAGCAGATGCAGACCGGATAACGTTGCCCACTTCAGATCCGAAGCTTCTGTTGCCGATAATCGGGTTGTCAGGATTGGTGTTTACGTCAACAACGGGAGCAAAATCCCAGTTGATTCCCATTCTTTGGCAGTCTTCTGCTATTTTGGCAGACATCTGGCGGATCAGATTTTTATCCTGAATAGCTCCCAGGGTCATGGCCCAGGGAAATTTGTGTGCGGCAGCAATTCTCTGGTACAATCCCCATTCCGCATCCATCCCGATCATTAAGGGAATTTTGGATTTTTGCTGGAATTCATTAACCAGATTGATTTCTCTTGCCGCGTCATCCTGCATCAGGATAAGACCGCCGATCTTTTCATTTACAACAATATTCCGTACGGTATTGATCTCATTTTCACCTTTATTGGTGTATAATGCAATGATAAAAAGCTGTCCGAGCTTTTCATCCTGTGAAAGATTTTTGTATGTTTTATCAACCCAATGATTAGCTTTTTTTATATCTTCCCTGGAAAGGTTTTTAGGGACATATTGTGCCGCAATTTTTGGGCTGAATAATGAGATAATAAAGATTGATGTACAGACCAGTTTCTTCATAATTTTGAATAATAACAAAAATACAATTAAAAAGATGATGAAAACAATGTTTTTAAGTTTTTTGGTATATGATTTGAATACGCTTTATAAATAACAAGAACAATTAAACTTTTATAAAATGAAAAAATATCTTCCAATTTTGCTGTTAGCTTTTGTAAGCTTATTTATATTCAGCTGTGATGATAATGATAACGTTGTGGGAGACGGCGATACTTACCCTAAAATGAGGGATGTAAGTGGAAGCTTTACCAATGCAAACGGATATTCCTTTACAGTTCCGATTAATATACAAAATACAGATGTTGTATTAATATACAGAAGAGATCCTGCAGCAAGTAATGCATGGCAGTTAATTCCGAAGACCTATTATTTGTCAGGTGGAAGAGAGCTCGATTACAATGCTTTGTTTGATTCTCAAAATGTGGAAATTTATACTGAAGCCAATTTTGATCAGACAACAATGACTTCTTCTGAGGTATCACAGTATCTTACGAGCCAGACGTTCAGAGTAGTTTTGGTTCCTGCAAGCCCTGCGAAAGGTGCATCAGCAGTTGATACAAGTGATTATAATGCGGTAGTGAAATATTATAACCTTGATGAGTCTAAAATAACGACAATCAAAGTTAATTAAGACATATCTTTTCAGTTTTTTATAATTACAAAAAAGCTCCGGAATTAATTTCCGGAGCTTTGCTTTTTATTTATCATTTTCATCCAACAAATGGCCAAAATAATCTTTCTTTGTCTGCAAATAACCTCTGCTGATTTCATTGGCGGGAATTTGTAAAGGAATTCTGGAATTAAGATGGATATTGCTTTCTTCTACATATTTTACCTTTTCAGGATTATTGGTAAGCAGATTAATATCTTTTATATCCAATAAATTAAGAATTTCAATAGCAACACCGAAGTTTCTGTCATCTGCAGGGAGTCCCAGCTTTAGATTGGCTTCTACTGTGTCAAATCCTTTTTCCTGTAAAGAATATGCTTTTAACTTGTTAATGATCCCGATATTTCTGCCTTCCTGGCGAAGGTAGATAATAACTCCTCCATTTTCATGGATATATTTCATGGCTGCATCCAATTGCTGCCCACATTCGCATTTTTTTGAATGGAAAACTTCTCCGGTAATACATTCTGAATGGAAACGCACGTTTACAGGTTTTGAAAAATCTGTTTTATCTGCGACAATAGCCATGTGAGGCATCCAGTCATTCTCATTTTCGGATAAAGCAATCATTCGGAAAGTACCATATTCCGTAGGAACATTGGACTCCGCCTGAATTTTAATCATTGATACCCTTAGTTAGTTTAATTTGCTTTAATATAATCTTCAATTGCAGAAACATTGGTTTTTAATCTTACCAGATACCGGTTCAGGATTTCATTATCATCCTTGTTAAGACTTGTTCTCAGCTTCTGAACTTTTTTATAAGATTTTTCAAAGTCTTTTAAAGCTTTATTTTTCCCGCTCAGATTATCCGCATCTATCGCATAAAGATAGTTTTGCAGGCTGTATTTCAAAGTAATGATTTCGCTATTTAAAGCTGTATTTTTGAATTTGGGAAAAGTGGCGATCAGATTGGAAATTTCGGAAGCATTTACATTACTTTTTACATTAATATCAATGCTGTTTTTTGTTCCTTTATCGGAATCTGATCCTTTGGTTTCGCTATAAAAGCCGGTAGACAACGGAGAAAAGTTTTGTTTTTCCGTTGCACAAGATGTTATAATTAGTAATACCCCAAAAAAAAGTGATCGTTTCATTTTTGTTGCCCCTTTTGATACAGGACTGGGTTAAGACTTTCATCGTTGTACATTTTCATCTGTTTGTACACTTTCATCTTAACATCACCGTTCTCAATATCAGTAAGCAACTGATTAATAGAAGTTGAAAGATCTTCATGCTGTGCAAGAAGAACATCTAATTTTGCCTTACAGTTGGCTCTGTGTTCTTCGGAAGCCGAATCTCTGTTTGCCTCTAACGACATATGATAAACCTTGAGTGCGAGAATTGATAATCTGTCTACCGCCCATGCGATAGTTTCAGTATTGATTTTTGCTTCAGGTTTAGGAATTACACTTTCATACTTTTTAAGAAACCAGCTGTCTATAAATTCTACCAGATCAGTTCTTTTCTGATTGGATGCATCTATCGCCCTTTTAAGTTGAAGCGCTTCAGCCGGATCAATATTTTCATCTCTAATTATATCTTCCAAATGCCATTGAACGGTATCAATCCAGTTTTTTGCATACAAAATTCGTTCCAAAGTGTCTTTTTCGAACGGATTATTAATTAGAGTGTTAACGTCATCAGACACGTGATAATCTTCAATAGATTTGTTGAAGACTTTCCATGCGGTCTCTGTAAAATTCATCGGTTATAGAATTTTTTAGTTGCTTGAAGGATTGTTGTTTGTGGTTTTGTTTTCAGAACCAGGCTTGTCTTCTTCCTTTACTGCATCTTTAAATTCTTTAATACCGGAACCAACTCCTCTCATTAATTCAGGGATTTTTTTACCTCCGAAAAGTAAAAGAAGAATGATGGCTACGATCAGAATGTGTTGCCAAGATAATGACAATATTGTTAATGTATTCATTGCTAAATTTTTTACAAAGTTAATCTTTTTTAATAAGAAACCCAACCTAAAGGATCAACAGGTGTGCTTCCGTTCCATACCTGGAAATCAAGGGTATAAGTTCCATCAAAATCCTGTCCTATTACTCCTACCGGAGTTCCTGCCGAAACCTGCTGGCCTTTGGAAACACTAACACTTCCGAGATTAGAATAAATGGTGAAATAATTCCCGTGTTTCAGGATAACAGTTTTCGTTCCGTCACTATTGGCCAATACTGAAGAAACAGTTCCTGGAAATACCGATTTTGCCCGCGTTCCGGACGGTACTGAAATTTTAATACCGTTGTTCTCCTCGTCAATATTTTTAAATACCGGATGGGGATGTCTTCCGAATCGGTGGGTAATCTGTCCTATTTTATCAGCCGGATAGCCCAATCTTCCTCTATTATCTGCAAAATTGCTTCCTGCAACAGTTGTTACGCCATAATTGGTCATTGCTTTTGTTTCCGCAGCTTTTTTATCATCCTCATTCTTTTTCGCCAGAGCTGCTTCTGCGGCTCTTGCTGCAATCAGTTTATCGGAGGCTTCTTTTGCTTTCGCAGCTGCTTCGTCAGACGCTTTTTTAGCAGCTATTTTTCTGGCTTCATCTCTTGCTGTAGCCTCTGATCTTGCAGCATCTTCATTTCGTTTTCTCTCTTCTTCGGCTCTTTTTGCCGCCAGCTCGGATGCTTTTCTTGCTTCAGTTTCTGCTGCCCGTCTTTCTTTTTCAAGTGCTTCTGCACGGGCTTTATTTTCAGCTTCAATTCTGGCTTTTTCTCTTTCGGCAGCAATTTTGGCAAGACGAATTTTTTCAGCTTCGGCTTTTTTTCTTGTTTCTTCCTCTGCTTTGGCAATTCTGATTTCTTCTGCTATAATTGATCTGATCTGCCCTTCCAATGCTTTTGATTGTGCCTGTTTTTGTCTGAGCTCTGACGTAAGTTTGGATTCGTTTTTCTTAAATTCTGCTACCAGCTGTTCTTTTTGAGATCTTTCCGCATTAATCGTTGTTAAATCTTTCTGCTGATTGACAAGAAGATTTGCTTTTTCTTTTACAGAATTCTGTTTCTGGGCGATAGATTTTTTAATTTTAGTTGCAGCGTTGGTGATTTCCGCCGCTTTTTTATCCTGATAATCGGAATATTGTTTTAAATACTGAACCCTTCTTATTGCCTCACCCAGGTTTTTAGCAGAAAGAATAAAAGTTACTTTATTTTGGACGCCCTTATTTTTATAGGCATTCACCAAAACTTTGGCGTAATTTTCCCTAAGGATTTTAAGCTCTCTGTTCTGGCGGTTAATTTCAAGCTGACGAAGGTAGATTTCATCTTCAATAAATCTCTTTTCTTTCTGAGTGTTGTTATAAACCTTTTCTCTCAACATCAACTTTTTATTAACATTTTCAAGATAAGCTATAGAAAGTTTTGATTCATTTCTTGTTTTTGCTAAATCTGTATTTATCTGAGCAATTTGTTTTTTAAGTTCAGCATTTTGTTTTTGCAATTGTTCTTTTTTACCACCTTGTCCATAGTGCAGTCCGAACAGTAAAATACTTATTAAAAAGCTAAATTTTTTAATCATTTAATCTCAATTTTCTTATAACTGGATGGTACAGAATAAGGTGTATCCATCCTCGAAAAGTCAAATTTCGTATTTTCCAGTAAAATCTGACTGTTTTTTGAGCCTTTTATAATTATTTTAACATTTTTAGGCAATCTGATTCCATTGATTTCTTCCCAATTACTGTAGGAAACATTAAGCTCATCAGGAGATAAAACGTCTTTAAGATTAACGTTCAGCAAATCATAATTGGTGTCGTAATCAAGGACGATTTTATATTCTCTGGTTCTTCCTTCGGTCTCTATTTTCTGATTAACGTTGGATGCCATTTTAAACCCCTTGGAATTTTGGGTAAGGGTAAACTGCGAGTCGTTTATTTTAACAAAAGTCCTT comes from the Chryseobacterium nepalense genome and includes:
- the bshA gene encoding N-acetyl-alpha-D-glucosaminyl L-malate synthase BshA; translated protein: MKIGILCYPTYGGSGIVATELGMSLANKGYEVHFISNALPARLDITNPNIFFHRVNVQTYPLFQYQPYDIALSSMIYRVVNLYKLDLLHAHYAIPYAYAAFTAKQMLKEDDNDIPLVTTLHGTDITLVGQHPSYKHAVEFSINQSDAITSVSESLKKDTLQFFNIKKEIQVITNFIDNSEFDEPSDCQRTQFANPDEKILIHVSNLRPVKRVDEVLQIFKSVQKKVKSKLIIIGEGPDMEKVNQFLEENPDLISKIRLLGKVNDLYRILQLSDVFLLPSEQESFGLAALEAMAAYTPVISSNAGGIPEVNIQGETGFLAEIGNVEAMSNYTIKLLSNEELLIEMKKNAKEQAIKFDLKNILPIYEEMYRTTIEKFKNELTKV
- a CDS encoding glycoside hydrolase family 3 protein; the protein is MKKLVCTSIFIISLFSPKIAAQYVPKNLSREDIKKANHWVDKTYKNLSQDEKLGQLFIIALYTNKGENEINTVRNIVVNEKIGGLILMQDDAAREINLVNEFQQKSKIPLMIGMDAEWGLYQRIAAAHKFPWAMTLGAIQDKNLIRQMSAKIAEDCQRMGINWDFAPVVDVNTNPDNPIIGNRSFGSEVGNVIRSASAYASGLQDNTILAAIKHFPGHGDTSTDSHLDLPVISHNLDRLNTVELAPFKALMKEGIGGVMVAHLYVPTLESGKGIPASVSKNIITGLLKEKLGYKGLIITDALNMGAVASKYKPGELDAMAFKAGNDIMLFSQGVAEGKKLIQKAIDNGEISQSRVEESVKKILLTKYFLGLDKYSPKNPENINSDLNNDSHKTLVQNLYANALTLLKDDKKLLPLKGNTVYYIPLEEAPYQTFVNEMGSELIIKKANEISTIPANSTVIIGLHKDNSTAYKSYKISEASKKILYELSKNQNVILNVFGSAYALKDIDLSNISTVLVSYENNDDSMTATANALKGKTKIGGRLPVLVNDKLKAGMGIDLNDSQK
- the ribA gene encoding GTP cyclohydrolase II, producing the protein MIKIQAESNVPTEYGTFRMIALSENENDWMPHMAIVADKTDFSKPVNVRFHSECITGEVFHSKKCECGQQLDAAMKYIHENGGVIIYLRQEGRNIGIINKLKAYSLQEKGFDTVEANLKLGLPADDRNFGVAIEILNLLDIKDINLLTNNPEKVKYVEESNIHLNSRIPLQIPANEISRGYLQTKKDYFGHLLDENDK
- a CDS encoding DUF4254 domain-containing protein, translating into MNFTETAWKVFNKSIEDYHVSDDVNTLINNPFEKDTLERILYAKNWIDTVQWHLEDIIRDENIDPAEALQLKRAIDASNQKRTDLVEFIDSWFLKKYESVIPKPEAKINTETIAWAVDRLSILALKVYHMSLEANRDSASEEHRANCKAKLDVLLAQHEDLSTSINQLLTDIENGDVKMKVYKQMKMYNDESLNPVLYQKGQQK
- a CDS encoding twin-arginine translocase TatA/TatE family subunit yields the protein MNTLTILSLSWQHILIVAIILLLLFGGKKIPELMRGVGSGIKEFKDAVKEEDKPGSENKTTNNNPSSN
- a CDS encoding peptidoglycan DD-metalloendopeptidase family protein, translated to MIKKFSFLISILLFGLHYGQGGKKEQLQKQNAELKKQIAQINTDLAKTRNESKLSIAYLENVNKKLMLREKVYNNTQKEKRFIEDEIYLRQLEINRQNRELKILRENYAKVLVNAYKNKGVQNKVTFILSAKNLGEAIRRVQYLKQYSDYQDKKAAEITNAATKIKKSIAQKQNSVKEKANLLVNQQKDLTTINAERSQKEQLVAEFKKNESKLTSELRQKQAQSKALEGQIRSIIAEEIRIAKAEEETRKKAEAEKIRLAKIAAEREKARIEAENKARAEALEKERRAAETEARKASELAAKRAEEERKRNEDAARSEATARDEARKIAAKKASDEAAAKAKEASDKLIAARAAEAALAKKNEDDKKAAETKAMTNYGVTTVAGSNFADNRGRLGYPADKIGQITHRFGRHPHPVFKNIDEENNGIKISVPSGTRAKSVFPGTVSSVLANSDGTKTVILKHGNYFTIYSNLGSVSVSKGQQVSAGTPVGVIGQDFDGTYTLDFQVWNGSTPVDPLGWVSY